The Daucus carota subsp. sativus chromosome 9, DH1 v3.0, whole genome shotgun sequence genome window below encodes:
- the LOC108201086 gene encoding putative pentatricopeptide repeat-containing protein At1g12700, mitochondrial: MMMKRLMRALCPLKSQLLLAHSSGNFTSCFDLYSLCRFSTKSNPNNFPYSSHPTHARLQHLLLEKSKVGFDKLDDGLQVFDKMLLMKPLLPVLKFNQLLAAVIKMKEYSVAVSLFRKMRVESIPVNVITFNTLINCFCHLNRVDFAFSLLAGIIKHGFVPDVFTYTTLIRGLISQDMPHEAQLLFQNLIRFKLIQPNVVTYTTIIDGICKRGNPSVAVKLFKIMEKKGCRPNTITYTTIIDCLCKHGLVDQALGLLHRMTRKGISPNVITYSSLIQGLCDINRWHDVKLLLKEMDVRNISRDVFTYSILVDAYCKEGMIEDAEDVIQLMIQRGHYPDVVTYNALMDGYCLRGEVDKTLAVFESMKRKAILPDTLSYNTLINGYCKKLKVDIAIDLFQQMPSEGLTPNTETYNTILQGFFRAGRHVEARKFFKEKMMLNKGLQLNKVTCAILLDGLCKNGYVREALSFFQMMECSGLVPDIYIYTILIDGLSKNGQLEAARTLFSNLPAKGLRPNVKTYTLMIQAYFHGGLLNEATELFREMEANDCLPTDVTYNMLIRGCLQNKKYYEAGVFLDEMLGHSFAADASTASALLDLLEVQEPDPPLLALRDKYSPILKCLKGRECPAATELK; the protein is encoded by the exons atgatgatgaagagacTGATGAGGGCCTTGTGTCCATTGAAATCTCAGTTACTACTTGCACATTCTTCTGGTAATTTCACTAGTTGCTTTGATTTGTATTCGCTTTGTCGCTTCTCCACTAAATCAAACCCTAATAATTTCCCTTATTCATCTCATCCAACTCATGCTCGACTTCAACATCTACTCCTTGAGAAGTCCAAGGTTGGTTTCGATAAACTCGATGATGGTCTccaagtgtttgataaaatgctcCTTATGAAGCCTCTGCTTCCCGTTCTTAAATTTAATCAACTCTTAGCCGCTGTGATTAAGATGAAAGAGTACTCCGTAGCTGTCTCCCTTTTTAGAAAGATGCGTGTAGAAAGCATCCCTGTTAATGTAATTACCTTCAATACTCTCATTAACTGCTTTTGTCACTTGAATCGTGTTGATTTTGCCTTTTCACTATTGGCTGGAATCATCAAGCATGGTTTTGTCCCTGATGTGTTTACTTATACCACTCTCATCAGGGGCCTTATTTCCCAAGATATGCCTCATGAGGCTCAGCTTTTGTTCCAGAACCTCATTAGATTTAAACTTATTCAACCCAATGTTGTTACCTATACAACTATCATTGACGGCATCTGCAAGAGAGGGAATCCTTCTGTGGCTgttaagttgtttaaaattatggaGAAGAAAGGTTGCAGGCCTAATACGATCACTTACACCACAATTATTGACTGTTTATGTAAACATGGATTAGTTGATCAAGCATTGGGTCTTCTCCACCGAATGACAAGGAAAGGCATATCCCCAAATGTTATAACCTACAGCTCGTTAATTCAAGGACTGTGTGACATTAATCGATGGCATGATGTCAAATTATTGCTCAAGGAGATGGATGTTAGGAACATTTCTCGAGATGTTTTTACTTACAGCATATTGGTTGATGCGTAttgcaaagaaggaatgattgAAGATGCAGAGGATGTGATACAGTTGATGATTCAAAGAGGCCATTATCCTGATGTAGTAACATATAATGCACTAATGGATGGATACTGCTTGAGGGGAGAGGTTGATAAAACATTAGCAGTGTTCGAAAGCATGAAGAGAAAGGCAATATTGCCTGATACACTTAGCTATAATACTCTCATCAATGGTTATTGTAAAAAGTTGAAAGTGGACATAGCAATAGATCTTTTTCAACAAATGCCCTCTGAAGGTTTAACCCCAAATACTGAGACTTACAATACTATACTGCAAGGTTTTTTTCGTGCGGGTAGACATGTTGAAGCACGTAAATTTTTTAAGGAAAAGATGATGCTTAACAAAGGTCTTCAGTTGAATAAAGTGACTTGCGCAATTTTATTGGATGGTCTTTGCAAGAATGGTTATGTTCGTGAAGCACTATCCTTTTTCCAAATGATGGAATGCAGTGGGCTAGTtcctgatatatatatttacaccaTTCTGATTGATGGATTAAGCAAAAACGGACAACTTGAAGCAGCAAGAACTCTTTTTAGCAACCTTCCTGCGAAAGGTCTGCGACCTAATGTCAAGACATACACATTGATGATCCAAGCATATTTTCATGGAGGGTTATTGAATGAAGCGACTGAACTATTCAGGGAAATGGAAGCTAATGATTGCTTGCCTACTGATGTCACATACAACATGCTTATCCGTGGTTGTTTACAGAATAAGAAGTACTATGAAGCAGGTGTATTCCTAGATGAAATGCTTGGCCACAGCTTTGCAGCAGATGCATCTACAGCATCTGCATTACTGGACTTACTTGAAGTGCAAGAACCGGATCCTCCTCTCCTTGCCTTGCGTGATAAGTACTCTCCGATCCTTAAGTGTTTGAAAGGAAGAGAGTGCCCAG CTGCGACCGAGTTGAAGTAG
- the LOC108201088 gene encoding putative pentatricopeptide repeat-containing protein At1g12700, mitochondrial isoform X2, whose amino-acid sequence MLSMKPLPNVIDFNQLLAALVKMKHYSVAVSVFRKMRVESIPVNVITFNTLINCFCHLNHVEFAFSLLAGIIKYGFVPDVFTYNTLIRGLISQDMPHEAQLLFQNLITFKLIQPDVVTYNTIIDGICKRGNPSVAVKLFKYMVKKGCKPDAVTYNTLIDCLCKHRLVDQALGLLHQMTRKGISPNVITYNSLILGLCDINRWHDVKLLLKEMNVRNISRDVFTYNILVDAYCKEGMIEDAEDVIELMTQRGHCPDVVTYNALMDGYCLRGEVDKTLAVFESMKRKAILPDTLSYNILINGYCKKLKVDIAIDLFQQMPSEGLTPNTETYNTILQGFFRAGRHVEARKFFKEKMMLNKGLQLDKVTCAILLDGLCKNGCVREALSFFQMMECSGLVPDIYIYTILIDGLSKNGQLEAARTLFSNLPAKGLRPNVKTYTMMIQAYFHGGLLNEATELFREMEANDCLPTDVTYNMLIRGCLHNKKYYEAGVFLDEMLGHSFAADASTASALVDLLEVQEPDPPLLALRDKYSPIHKCLKGRECPGT is encoded by the coding sequence atgctcAGTATGAAACCTCTGCCTAATGTTATCGACTTCAATCAACTGTTAGCCGCCCTTGTTAAAATGAAACACTACTCAGTAGCTGTCTCTGTTTTTAGAAAGATGCGTGTAGAAAGCATCCCTGTTAATGTAATTACCTTTAATACTCTCATTAACTGCTTTTGTCACTTGAATCATGTCGAATTTGCCttttcattactggctggaatTATTAAGTACGGTTTTGTTCCTGATGTGTTTACCTATAACACTCTCATCAGGGGCCTTATTTCCCAAGATATGCCTCATGAGGCTCAGCTTTTGTTCCAGAACCTCATCACATTTAAACTTATTCAACCCGATGTTGTAACCTATAACACAATCATTGACGGCATCTGCAAGAGAGGGAATCCTTCTGTGGCTGttaagttgttcaaatatatggtCAAGAAAGGTTGCAAGCCTGATGCCGTAACTTACAACACACTTATTGACTGTTTGTGTAAGCATAGATTGGTTGATCAAGCATTGGGTCTTCTCCACCAAATGACAAGGAAAGGCATATCCCCAAATGTTATAACCTACAACTCATTAATTCTAGGTCTGTGTGACATAAATCGATGGCATGATGTCAAACTATTGCTCAAGGAGATGAATGTTAGGAACATTTCTCGAGATGTTTTTACTTACAACATATTGGTTGATGCGTAttgcaaagaaggaatgattgAAGATGCGGAGGATGTGATAGAGTTGATGACTCAAAGGGGCCATTGTCCTGATGTAGTAACATATAATGCACTAATGGATGGATACTGCTTGAGGGGAGAGGTTGATAAAACATTAGCAGTGTTTGAAAGCATGAAGAGAAAGGCAATATTGCCTGATACACTTAGCTATAATATCCTCATCAATGGTTATTGTAAAAAGTTGAAAGTGGACATAGCAATAGATCTTTTTCAACAAATGCCCTCTGAAGGTTTAACCCCAAATACTGAGACTTACAATACTATACTGCAAGGTTTTTTTCGTGCGGGTAGACATGTTGAAGCACGTAAATTTTTTAAGGAAAAGATGATGCTGAACAAAGGTCTTCAGTTGGATAAAGTGACTTGCGCTATTTTATTGGATGGTCTTTGCAAGAACGGTTGTGTTCGTGAAGCACTGTCCTTTTTCCAAATGATGGAATGCAGTGGGCTAGTtcctgatatatatatttacaccaTTCTGATTGATGGATTAAGCAAAAACGGACAACTTGAAGCAGCAAGAACTCTTTTTAGCAACCTTCCTGCGAAAGGTCTGCGACCTAATGTCAAGACATACACAATGATGATCCAAGCATATTTTCATGGAGGGTTATTGAATGAAGCGACTGAACTATTCAGGGAAATGGAAGCTAATGATTGCTTGCCTACTGATGTCACATACAACATGCTTATCCGTGGTTGTTTACATAATAAGAAGTACTATGAAGCAGGTGTATTCCTAGATGAAATGCTTGGTCACAGCTTTGCAGCAGATGCATCTACAGCATCTGCATTAGTGGACTTACTTGAAGTGCAAGAACCGGATCCTCCTCTCCTTGCCTTGCGTGATAAGTACTCTCCGATCCATAAGTGTTTAAAAGGAAGAGAGTGCCCAGGGACATAA
- the LOC108201106 gene encoding basic blue protein, with protein MTIGFQLFMVLPFFMALSFFGMYEARAGRLLMNAPFQLPAIPNFPFPSFPGIPVVYYVDWDFNIKDWPSGKTFHAGDIIVFNYNRNLHNVVTINETKYEDYLNCVVSDKAKVLSTGNDAITLQNGVNYFICGTMGHCTAGMQIAIVTT; from the exons ATGACTATTGGTTTCCAGTTGTTCATGGTATTACCATTTTTCATGGCTTTGTCATTCTTTGGCATGTATGAGGCCAGGGCTGGCCGGCTTCTTATGAATGCACCGTTCCAGCTTCCCGCCATCCCCAACTTCCCGTTTCCCTCCTTCCCTGGGATCCCAG TGGTTTATTATGTCGATTGGGACTTCAACATAAAAGATTGGCCTTCTGGGAAAACCTTTCACGCAGGTGACATAATCG TATTTAACTACAATAGAAATCTGCATAATGTGGTTACAATAAATGAGACCAAATATGAAGATTACCTGAACTGTGTTGTATCTGACAAGGCAAAAGTCCTGAGCACCGGAAATGATGCAATAACACTGCAAAATGGAGTCAACTACTTCATTTGTGGTACGATGGGCCACTGTACTGCTGGAATGCAGATAGCTATTGTTACGACCTAA
- the LOC108201088 gene encoding putative pentatricopeptide repeat-containing protein At1g12700, mitochondrial isoform X1 produces MMMKRLMRTFCPLKSQLLLAHSSGNFTCCFDLYSLSRFSTKPNPNNFPYSSHPTHARLQHLLLEKSKVGFDKLDDALQVFDKMLSMKPLPNVIDFNQLLAALVKMKHYSVAVSVFRKMRVESIPVNVITFNTLINCFCHLNHVEFAFSLLAGIIKYGFVPDVFTYNTLIRGLISQDMPHEAQLLFQNLITFKLIQPDVVTYNTIIDGICKRGNPSVAVKLFKYMVKKGCKPDAVTYNTLIDCLCKHRLVDQALGLLHQMTRKGISPNVITYNSLILGLCDINRWHDVKLLLKEMNVRNISRDVFTYNILVDAYCKEGMIEDAEDVIELMTQRGHCPDVVTYNALMDGYCLRGEVDKTLAVFESMKRKAILPDTLSYNILINGYCKKLKVDIAIDLFQQMPSEGLTPNTETYNTILQGFFRAGRHVEARKFFKEKMMLNKGLQLDKVTCAILLDGLCKNGCVREALSFFQMMECSGLVPDIYIYTILIDGLSKNGQLEAARTLFSNLPAKGLRPNVKTYTMMIQAYFHGGLLNEATELFREMEANDCLPTDVTYNMLIRGCLHNKKYYEAGVFLDEMLGHSFAADASTASALVDLLEVQEPDPPLLALRDKYSPIHKCLKGRECPGT; encoded by the coding sequence atgatgatgaagagacTGATGAGGACCTTCTGTCCATTGAAATCTCAGTTACTACTTGCACATTCTTCTGGTAATTTcacttgttgctttgatttgtaTTCGCTTTCTCGCTTCTCCACTAAACCAAACCCTAATAATTTCCCTTATTCATCTCATCCAACTCATGCTCGACTTCAACATCTACTCCTTGAGAAATCCAAGGTTGGTTTCGATAAACTCGATGATGCTCTccaagtgtttgataaaatgctcAGTATGAAACCTCTGCCTAATGTTATCGACTTCAATCAACTGTTAGCCGCCCTTGTTAAAATGAAACACTACTCAGTAGCTGTCTCTGTTTTTAGAAAGATGCGTGTAGAAAGCATCCCTGTTAATGTAATTACCTTTAATACTCTCATTAACTGCTTTTGTCACTTGAATCATGTCGAATTTGCCttttcattactggctggaatTATTAAGTACGGTTTTGTTCCTGATGTGTTTACCTATAACACTCTCATCAGGGGCCTTATTTCCCAAGATATGCCTCATGAGGCTCAGCTTTTGTTCCAGAACCTCATCACATTTAAACTTATTCAACCCGATGTTGTAACCTATAACACAATCATTGACGGCATCTGCAAGAGAGGGAATCCTTCTGTGGCTGttaagttgttcaaatatatggtCAAGAAAGGTTGCAAGCCTGATGCCGTAACTTACAACACACTTATTGACTGTTTGTGTAAGCATAGATTGGTTGATCAAGCATTGGGTCTTCTCCACCAAATGACAAGGAAAGGCATATCCCCAAATGTTATAACCTACAACTCATTAATTCTAGGTCTGTGTGACATAAATCGATGGCATGATGTCAAACTATTGCTCAAGGAGATGAATGTTAGGAACATTTCTCGAGATGTTTTTACTTACAACATATTGGTTGATGCGTAttgcaaagaaggaatgattgAAGATGCGGAGGATGTGATAGAGTTGATGACTCAAAGGGGCCATTGTCCTGATGTAGTAACATATAATGCACTAATGGATGGATACTGCTTGAGGGGAGAGGTTGATAAAACATTAGCAGTGTTTGAAAGCATGAAGAGAAAGGCAATATTGCCTGATACACTTAGCTATAATATCCTCATCAATGGTTATTGTAAAAAGTTGAAAGTGGACATAGCAATAGATCTTTTTCAACAAATGCCCTCTGAAGGTTTAACCCCAAATACTGAGACTTACAATACTATACTGCAAGGTTTTTTTCGTGCGGGTAGACATGTTGAAGCACGTAAATTTTTTAAGGAAAAGATGATGCTGAACAAAGGTCTTCAGTTGGATAAAGTGACTTGCGCTATTTTATTGGATGGTCTTTGCAAGAACGGTTGTGTTCGTGAAGCACTGTCCTTTTTCCAAATGATGGAATGCAGTGGGCTAGTtcctgatatatatatttacaccaTTCTGATTGATGGATTAAGCAAAAACGGACAACTTGAAGCAGCAAGAACTCTTTTTAGCAACCTTCCTGCGAAAGGTCTGCGACCTAATGTCAAGACATACACAATGATGATCCAAGCATATTTTCATGGAGGGTTATTGAATGAAGCGACTGAACTATTCAGGGAAATGGAAGCTAATGATTGCTTGCCTACTGATGTCACATACAACATGCTTATCCGTGGTTGTTTACATAATAAGAAGTACTATGAAGCAGGTGTATTCCTAGATGAAATGCTTGGTCACAGCTTTGCAGCAGATGCATCTACAGCATCTGCATTAGTGGACTTACTTGAAGTGCAAGAACCGGATCCTCCTCTCCTTGCCTTGCGTGATAAGTACTCTCCGATCCATAAGTGTTTAAAAGGAAGAGAGTGCCCAGGGACATAA